The following are encoded together in the Anaerostipes caccae L1-92 genome:
- a CDS encoding sulfide/dihydroorotate dehydrogenase-like FAD/NAD-binding protein — protein MYKIVKKETLNNLVELMEIHAPFVARKCEPGQFIIIRVDEKGERVPLTIADYDREKETVTIIYQVVGYSTELLSKKKEGDYVADFVGPLGQPSILHKRERVLGVAGGVGAAPLYPQLRKLAEMGVPVDVIIGGKSAEFVILKEKFEEFCENVFIATDDGSLGTKGFVTNVLEDQIAKGVKYDEVIAIGPLIMMKNVVKITKQHDIPTMVSLNPIMIDGTGMCGGCRVTVGGETKFACVDGPDFDGFQVDFDECMKRQTMFREEEHECKIGRGK, from the coding sequence GTGTATAAAATAGTAAAAAAAGAGACACTTAATAACTTGGTTGAATTGATGGAAATTCACGCACCATTCGTTGCAAGGAAGTGTGAACCAGGTCAGTTCATTATTATCCGTGTTGATGAAAAAGGCGAGAGAGTTCCTTTGACTATCGCAGATTATGACAGAGAAAAGGAAACAGTCACAATCATTTATCAGGTTGTCGGATATTCCACAGAATTATTAAGCAAGAAGAAAGAGGGAGACTATGTAGCCGATTTTGTAGGTCCTCTTGGACAGCCGTCCATCTTACATAAACGAGAGAGAGTTTTAGGTGTGGCAGGCGGAGTCGGTGCAGCACCTCTTTATCCTCAGCTTCGCAAACTTGCCGAAATGGGAGTTCCTGTAGATGTTATTATCGGAGGCAAGAGTGCAGAATTTGTTATCTTAAAAGAGAAATTTGAAGAGTTCTGTGAAAATGTATTTATTGCCACAGATGACGGAAGCCTTGGAACAAAAGGATTTGTTACGAATGTTCTGGAAGATCAGATTGCAAAAGGCGTAAAGTATGACGAAGTCATCGCGATCGGGCCGCTGATCATGATGAAAAATGTTGTAAAGATTACAAAACAGCATGATATTCCGACGATGGTATCCCTGAATCCAATCATGATTGACGGAACCGGTATGTGCGGCGGATGCCGTGTCACAGTAGGCGGAGAAACGAAGTTTGCCTGTGTGGACGGACCGGATTTTGACGGATTCCAGGTGGATTTTGATGAATGTATGAAACGTCAGACAATGTTCAGAGAAGAAGAACACGAGTGTAAGATTGGGAGGGGTAAATAG
- the groL gene encoding chaperonin GroEL (60 kDa chaperone family; promotes refolding of misfolded polypeptides especially under stressful conditions; forms two stacked rings of heptamers to form a barrel-shaped 14mer; ends can be capped by GroES; misfolded proteins enter the barrel where they are refolded when GroES binds), whose amino-acid sequence MAKEIKYGIDARKALEAGVNQLADTVRVTIGPKGRNVVLDKSFGIPLITNDGVTIAKEIELEDAFENMGAQIVKEVATKTNDVAGDGTTTATVLAQAMVNEGMKNLAAGANPIILRKGMKKATDAAVEAIAEMSSKVNGKDQIAKVAAISASDEEVGELVADAMEKVSNDGVITIEESKTMKTELDLVEGMQFDRGYLSAYFSTDMEKMVAELEDPYILITDKKISNIQDILPILEQIVQSGKKLLIIAEDIEGEALTTLIVNKLRGTFSVCAVKAPGYGDRRKAMLEDIAILTGGTVISEEVGLDLKETTIDQLGRAKSVKVEKENTVIVDGEGSKDAIQARIGQIKGQLDETTSEFDKEKLQERLAKLSGGVAVIRVGAATETEMKESKLRLEDALAATKAAVEEGIIFGGGSAYIHASKKVAKMAEELEGDEKTGANIILKALQAPLFHIAANAGLEGSVIINKVEEQEVGFGFDALNGKYVNMIEAGIIDPAKVTRSALQNATSVASTLLTTESVVANIKEDAPAMPAGAGAPGMGMM is encoded by the coding sequence ATGGCAAAAGAAATCAAATACGGAATTGATGCAAGAAAAGCGTTAGAAGCAGGTGTAAACCAGTTAGCAGATACAGTCAGAGTTACCATCGGACCAAAAGGAAGAAATGTAGTGTTAGATAAATCTTTTGGTATTCCTCTGATCACAAACGACGGTGTGACAATCGCAAAAGAGATTGAATTAGAAGATGCATTCGAGAACATGGGTGCTCAGATTGTAAAAGAAGTTGCAACAAAGACAAATGATGTTGCAGGTGATGGTACTACAACAGCCACTGTTTTAGCCCAGGCAATGGTAAATGAAGGAATGAAAAACCTTGCGGCAGGTGCAAATCCGATTATTTTAAGAAAAGGAATGAAAAAGGCAACAGATGCGGCAGTAGAAGCAATCGCTGAGATGAGCAGTAAAGTAAACGGCAAAGATCAGATCGCAAAAGTTGCTGCAATTTCTGCCAGTGATGAGGAAGTCGGGGAGTTAGTTGCGGATGCTATGGAAAAGGTGTCTAACGACGGTGTTATCACAATCGAAGAATCTAAGACAATGAAGACAGAGTTAGATTTAGTGGAAGGTATGCAGTTTGACCGCGGATATTTATCTGCTTACTTCTCAACAGACATGGAAAAAATGGTCGCTGAATTAGAAGACCCATATATCCTGATCACAGATAAGAAGATTTCTAATATTCAGGATATCCTTCCAATCTTAGAGCAGATCGTACAGAGCGGAAAGAAACTTCTGATCATCGCAGAAGATATTGAAGGCGAAGCACTGACAACATTGATCGTTAATAAACTGCGCGGAACATTCTCTGTGTGTGCAGTGAAGGCACCTGGATACGGTGACAGAAGAAAAGCGATGTTAGAGGATATTGCAATCCTTACAGGCGGAACTGTGATTTCTGAGGAAGTCGGATTAGATTTGAAAGAAACAACGATTGATCAGTTAGGCCGTGCAAAATCTGTAAAAGTTGAAAAAGAAAACACAGTGATTGTTGACGGAGAAGGATCTAAGGATGCAATCCAGGCAAGAATCGGACAGATCAAGGGTCAGCTGGATGAGACAACTTCTGAATTTGATAAAGAAAAATTACAGGAAAGACTCGCAAAATTATCCGGTGGTGTTGCAGTTATCCGTGTAGGTGCGGCGACAGAGACAGAGATGAAAGAAAGTAAACTTCGTCTGGAAGACGCCCTGGCAGCGACAAAGGCAGCAGTTGAAGAAGGTATTATTTTCGGCGGCGGTTCTGCTTATATCCATGCTTCCAAGAAGGTTGCAAAAATGGCAGAAGAATTAGAGGGCGATGAAAAGACAGGTGCAAATATTATCCTCAAAGCTCTCCAGGCTCCATTATTCCACATTGCTGCAAACGCAGGACTGGAAGGTTCTGTTATCATCAATAAAGTTGAAGAACAGGAAGTTGGATTCGGATTCGACGCATTAAATGGAAAATATGTAAATATGATTGAAGCAGGCATCATTGATCCGGCTAAGGTAACAAGAAGTGCATTACAGAATGCAACATCTGTTGCATCTACCTTACTGACAACAGAATCTGTTGTTGCTAATATCAAAGAAGATGCACCGGCAATGCCGGCTGGAGCAGGAGCACCGGGAATGGGAATGATGTAA
- a CDS encoding co-chaperone GroES, with the protein MNLKPLGDRVVLKQLEAETTTKSGIVLTTASQEKPQEAEVVAVGPGTDEVKMEVEKGQKVIYSKYAGTEVKCGDDEYIIVKQNDILAVVE; encoded by the coding sequence ATGAATTTAAAACCATTAGGAGACAGAGTAGTGCTGAAACAGCTGGAAGCTGAGACTACAACAAAATCCGGAATCGTGTTGACAACAGCATCTCAGGAAAAACCGCAGGAAGCCGAAGTTGTCGCAGTCGGACCTGGAACGGATGAAGTGAAAATGGAAGTAGAAAAAGGACAGAAAGTCATCTATTCCAAATATGCGGGAACTGAAGTGAAATGTGGAGATGATGAATACATCATCGTAAAACAGAACGATATTTTGGCAGTTGTAGAATAG